TATATCTGTTCATTACGcaagaaatgtatttttataatttattacatttttaccagtgaaatatcaaaaattgttcattctataaaagtgatatcacttttgctgatttgaccaatcaaattaatgattaatgaaaatatcaaaataattaccaatcagaaagcccgacgtatatgtcagcacctggacaggggggactactttttttgtttacattaggcctagttagcatacggggtaggtttttcgttgataaaaaatgtaataaacgacattcaaatttgaaTTCACATGAACNNNNNNNNNNNNNNNNNNNNNNNNNNNNNNNNNNNNNNNNNNNNNNNNNNNNNNNNNNNNNNNNNNNNNNNNNNNNNNNNNNNNNNNNNNNNNNNNNNNNTcccaatctgcacgagtcaatggtgaattggaactgttaattagaggctaactaagataatccagtaatatagtgaccagtagTCATAGCAATcataattttgacaaaaaaataaagtggaatgcacatctacacatggtcctctatatttgtgtgaagtttcattgaaataggcccttcggtttaggaggtgttgtctggacaaacttaaagttatggttctaatcagaaaacctgtttatagtgaccagttgccatagcaaccataattttgagaaaaagaaaatggcatgcacatctacacatggtcctctatacttgtgtgaagtttcattgaaatcggcccttcggtttaggaggagttgtccggacaaacttaaagttatggttctaatcggaaaacctgtttatagtgaccagttgccatagcaaccataattttgagaaaaagaaagtggcatgcacatctacacatgatcattaatatctGTGTGAAGTTacattggaatcggcccatcggtttaggaggagttgtccggacaaaatgtgtctacagacagacggacggacggacggatagacaacctgattccagtatacccccctaacttcgttgcgggggtataataaatAAAGAATAGAACGATATGATTTCAATCTcgtttcaaagaaaaaaacataatatttcaaTCAATATAACTGCTTTTGCTTATTTGCtgactgacaaagtgaaaggaATGCTCGACATCATTTAGCATCTGAGCCTGTGAAAAACCGAACGAACATATACAATTTAGACTCTCTGAGTATTATAAACTTTAAGTGAGTTAATGTTTAAgagttgaaataaaacattttggaCGGTAAATATAAGGATAAGATTGTCTTTCTGGGGTTTTAGCAAATATTAATTCCAAATATCGATACCATACAAATTGTTTTCCTTTGacaaaaacaccaaaataaTAGTTCAATCCTTAACTACATCTAGAagtgtatacaattgtattttaTGGGACAATCATtgtagtcatatatatatatattacatatttttatttgaaatacaagACACAGGAAAATGTAAAAGTATTCATTCCGCATCTAAGGTTTTAAATATCACGAGAAAATAAAACTCGTTTAATCACTTAACAATGCGTTGCATGGTACACCTGTATTGTATAACACTGAAACCAATTACTACAAACAATATTGACATGTAACCGATGCTTTCTTTATAAACCATCTTTGTACTAAAAATAGATCAAATGTTGTTATCGTAGTTTTTATCATACAACATTTATCGCTCTTTTATACCTACACTCATTTGGTTTAATGTTGCGTCCCTTTATGATGTAATCGTCGTGCTTATGAATATTTCTCATTTCTGTGCCTTATTGCAACTGGTACACTGATTATGTCAAtgtttagctcacctgtctGAAGGTGTTTACATTCAGAGAGTTCTGTTTTGCAATTAGGGCCGTCTTTGTACACTGATgaattaatcaaaatattaatatttgaaaGGGTGTGCGGCACTCCCATCTCAAAATgctgtatacatttttttttacacaatatGTCAATGTAGTAACTCATTCTGGTCACGTGAGTAAGTAAGAACCCTACCAAGGACTCCAACATTGTTCTTGTCAACCGGACAAACATTTCCGTCTATAAAACTAAATAtaacttacaaaaaaaaactacaattaTACACTGGTTTTAATATATAGCTTCTTACGTGATTGGGTGATGTATCACTACACTACACGCCCTATAGATTCGTAATCGATCTCATCTGTCTGTCTaagaacatgttatataatgttgattAAGGAGGGGGCAAGGTATGTTTAAGTCTATGggtgtttaatgttttaaaccAATAATTTGGACATCGTTATTGCGTCGTTCTTTACCAAATTAGAAATTTTGGGTATATCCGACAGTTTATGACAATAGGTACCTAATTGGATAATTTTACTACAGAAATGTATCTGATTGGATAATTTTACTACATGAATGTATCTGATTGGATAAATTTACTACATTAATGTATCTGATTGGATAATTTTACTACAGGAATGTATCTGATTGGATAACTTTACTACAGGAATGTATCTGATTGGATAGCTTTACTACAGGAATCTATCTGATTGGATAATTTTACCACAGGAATCTATCTGATTGGATAAATTCACTACCGTAGTGTCGTCATGTGACTTTTTGTAAACAGTGATTAAGAAAAGTAACAGTGAAGAAAGAGATGACGAACGCGACGAGGAATAACACAATGTAAGACTCCGTGCCATCCGCTTTGGCGTACATTTATTCATCAGAGGCTACAAGCTAGATATCACAGGAGAATAATGGAGAAGTCTGTGGACACACTTGTGTTTTATGTGAATCAGCAAAAGGTAGGTTATGGTAGACATGGACTCAATTAATTATCTCTTGACAATGGTACATACTGATTTTTCTTTTACTCTATTTAATGTAACAAAGTAACGAGTGAACATACCAGATAATCATATTTTCGACTTTTGTATTAATGTGATCACAGGGGGTGACATTTTGTATGATATGATTACCTATACCCCCTAATTCTGGAATCAACTCGCctataaaagaaaaatatatcttaCCATGTTGTCCAATGAGACTTTATAAGAATGTAAGAACTATGCATCGGTGTGCATATGTGGTAACAAGGTCAATATACATAGATTTGGAgtaatatatcatgtatatctataataagGATGTAAGTCGATTTTATTTAAACTAATCAATCcgtataattttatatatcaggTGTTTATAGTAATATTCTAAAATTAATTCATAACCGATAAAGATAAAGATTAGTATATAAAGCTTCTGAAACAGCAGTGACACTGTTTTCTATAATATTTCATAGTAATCAGAAAGCAACACCCAAAAATCGACAGATTTTGTCAGGGCTACCCCTCGTAGACAACTGATTTGTGAAActttgaaaaatacaaatatcacTAAGCATgtagtacatatataacaaattcaagaaaaactttaaaaatccAATTTGATGctcataccgcagcctcccaaaacacacatacgcactcaccacacgcatgcatgtcgcacgcacgggaggctgtccttaaatgaccttagctgttaataggacgttaaacaaaataaaccaaaccaaatgctAGACTGTCTCAAGAATTAATTATGGCTTTTAAAACTTTAACTTTGCAAGAAttgatgataacattttaggtCATCTGAAACAAAGTTAGTAGCAATACTCTATTTCTTGCTTTTGACAAAAGGAGGCTTACCACTGTATTTCTCTCTTAAGGTGGTGGAAAGTAAACCGGATCCTACGACAACCTTGTTGGTTTACCTACGACGACACTGTATCCTTTTACATGTCATAGCGTGAATAACATTGTAACATTTCCGGCAATCTGGCCTCAAGATCATAAATCATTTTTTAAGTCTTTTGCAATTGAATTTTAAGAATTTACTAAGCTAGGAAAAGCGACcttaaaacaataatgaaagaTGCTAAGAGTTAACGAAAATGGTAATACATGCTAGCCACACTTTTGGTCGAGCCGTATGTGTTAAAACGTGTGGTAACATTACTTTCTTTGTTATAGGAAACCTTTAATCACTTAAACACGATTCGTGAGATGAAACCTCATAGATTAGGAACACATCTACTCATCTTTACACAGTTCTGCAATTTTGTTTGAGATTTAAATCCGATTAAAAGTTGGAAAATTCAACACTGCCAATGCCCTATATTGTTTTTTGACTTGGATCTTATAtattaacaagttttatttattttatttatttatttcaatttctaacACTAACCTCGCCAACATAGacatcttttttgtttttgctgtttttgttttgtcattctTTTCTAGTAGGTTTGATTGGGGCAGTTTCCTCTGTATCTTGATCAATCAAGTTGCGTTAAAACATTTTTGGTAAGCGTTAAATCAATTATTTTCTGGGGTTACTCTAGCTActtttctttcattttattGCAATGCGTTTCAATACCTCTCATATAAATTAAGACATAGACTAAGTGTGTATGTTGCCTTTGAAAAGGATTTCATTATAGAACATGACTTGAAGAAGTTAAATGGCACTTTTTGCGGGTTGATTCTTACTTCAATCTAAGTTGTGAGGACGTCAAACCCCTTTAACAAGGCAAACTTGATTACTCTAGATTTTGAGGGAACTTTGTtctggtatgttttgtttgtaaaaatagtaaaataacAGGGCGGTCCATGGACTTCTTTCTATTATGAACTCAATATAACATATTAGTGAATGCATACGTTATAAATAGCTTGTACATTCCTTTTGATAGATTCATCAGCACCTAATCGTTCAGTTCCAGCATCACCATTTCAGAATAAATTGGTTAATTCATATAGTAGATGTGGTAACAAGCaatatattacttatataatattgatgtaaggcaatacatacatatgtatatatacaacttatacattatacattgtacatatgtttatatacaacaatgtaatgttttaaagtaatgaaataaaaaaaaaatcaacattggACAGGATTTCCCTTCATTCATCAATTATTACAAATTTACTTCAATATTCAGTGCCATTCACAAAACATACTCCGAACACCAAAATTTAGATCATTTGAGCACAAATAGAACTATTTCGATTGAACATGACTCTcttttgtaataaataaatcCCAGATTATCTGAAGCCTGGTACCAGTACAATCAGAAAAACTCAATATCACAACGTTGTTCATGTTAAATTCGAATCAGGGGGAAAAAGTACtctatttatcatattatttttcatGGTTAATTTATAGTATTTTTTGTCTGTTAACTTGGTTGTAGACTTATAAGTGGGACAATTCactgatataaatgtattgagCATCACTTCCTGATTCACAGCTGACCCACTCTCAGGCATTACATAACATATCCCTCACATATGGCCTTGTACTCCGGTAGCTTGCTGAACGTAATCCATCGGCActtaaaacttaaaattataGCGTGTCtagacatacatatacatgtagtttttgGCTGTGGCCACTGGTATTCTTACTTCCCATAGAGacttaaaacattaaaaatgataacaattgCGTGTCTAGACATACATATTTTGTGGTGTTTGGTTGTGCTTGTTTTAGGAAACATTGCCCACTATACCATTCGtgagattatatatatatatcttatttgtcGTTGTTGAAAATTGACTGTAAGTCAAAAACTATCCCTTGATCAACTGCACACAGTCTCTAATAAGATGAAATATATTGTTCGTCATGTCCTTTCAACCAGTGATGTCACGTTCAGAATAATTTCGTCCTTTCGCCGAGAGAGGATGTCAATGAACTTTGTGTTTTTAAAGTAACCATCAagtttttcatttattcaacatCACATGGATATCTATGTGGTATTCAATTTagtaattttgaaatataacaaaatcaatCAAATGCAGTccaataacatttaaaaaatgtttgatgtttttttcttgttCTTTCACTTTCATCAAAATATGATGCGATGCCTAAagtgaaaataataattttgaaaagttGAAAAAGTACGAACATCATAGAGACATTCGTCTCTgaggatttttttctgtaactcTGTCCATGGCCCGACGTTGTTTTCTCCTTTTTaacatgctacatgtacatgcatatatgtttataaacCACTTATTAACATACCAATATACGCCTATCTTAACGCTGAAATGTTGTGGAAAGATTTGGTGTCGAGGACGAAAACACGTGTTGTGTATGGGTGTCGGAACAAACATGCATGCGTTTTCTATTGAACTTTTCAGTGTTTCAAAGCAATAGGTACAGTTTGGGGGATTTCGGAACGACATACGAAATGTCCGTCAAACACTGTGGGCAACACATATCTGGAAAACGAATCATGTTTTTCCAGCCTCTCCAGGTCCAACATCCTTCTCGCTCACCAAGGGGTTAATTCAATATCGACGACATACATAAACTTACTGgcatttaaaattgaaatacgACAACAGTATGATCTAAGGACTTTGAATTTTATCAAAGAGCCATGgctaaaaaagtttttttttagaaaactCATCTAAAATACCGTACTTGGATAAGTGTTCATACTTTTCAGTAGAAAAATTAAGGGTGATTGGTTAAATTTAAGTTTACAAATTTAGTCGAATAATTAAGGTTGATAACTCGATCACACTTGAGGGTATATAAACATGGAACTCCAGGCATCAAGAACCGACTCGTCAAACGAACACAATGTGCTGCATATTTTAATCACAATCTATCGTTTCTGAAGGAAGTATTTTCGCTCACAACATATAtgacactattttttttatcacattgATTTGGTGTTTTGTTCCTATGTTTAAGTACACCGGCAAACACGAACAGACAAGTCGCAAAGCCAAGGCCTACGGATGATCCGTAAAACGACTTCGTGTAGGACTCGGTCAGATCTAGGAACAGACCTGTAACGTAAAATAATGAATAGCTATAAACACTATATAAAATGAGTAATCAAGTCATAACTAAATAAGCAATAGAAACATATATATCCCCAGTCAGGCTACAAGATACAACAGAAATAAGTTAATATGTTAATAGTATGCGCCATGTCAAATCGCATAACTTGCTTTTTGTATGTAATATTCTAAATTGCTCAACAATTGTTCGACCTGCTATATTCCAATAAAAGTGTAAGTAACAAGAAACGATCGGTATTATTTAAACACGTATACCCCAATATATAACCCAAGAACTGGGTACTGCTGTTACGTCTTTGTTAGTTCCCTTCTAGGCTTACTAATACAAATGAACAGTTATTGGTCATTAACCAACCAATAACAGGTTTTACAGGTCAAGCTAATATCAGCCACAGATAATTAGCCTATTCCAAATGATACACATCAAGAAGAGTCCTTCCTCCAAAACCCAACCCACCCGAGATACAGGTATCAGTCCAGGCAAATACATCACCAATACACGACATGGCCAACTATATTTGGCCCTTAACTACATCATGACATCAAAGGTccaaacgaaaaaaaaatcatctgttTAATAAATCAGAATAGTGATttgaatgcttttaaaaatgtcaCTGAAATAGCTACTTTACACACAGATCAATTCGTTTTACCTGCTATTGGTCCACCAATACTGTTACTGATACCAATGAGCGTCATCAGGATTCCAAGTCCAACAGTGTAGCTTTGCAGTCCAACGAGTTTCATTGTCGTCATTGACACAGTGGTGATACCGACTCCTAATGTCAACCCAAGGCAGACTAGGAGTAACGCGTGATGGGCATACGTTTCTGCAGTAGGAAGGAAAGCATACACTGTTGTGCCGACGATTGTAAAAAATGCAGGGATAGAAAGAACGCTGGTGTGAGGTATATACTTTTTTAATAACCCTGGTACCATTCCACCTAATGCTGTTCCCATTTGCAGACATAGATAGAGTTTCATCTGAGCATCAGAGTTAAAACCTTGTGTCATCAAGAAATCGAGGATGAATATCTTTGACGAGATGACCACCGGAAGTGTAAAGCACATGGCTATTACGAGTAGGATATAAACCTTATTGGCGACAAGTGATTTAAGCGAATACGTAAAACTAAAACTGCCTTGTTTGGAGTTCTCTTCAGAGTTGCTTTCTTTATTTTGTGAAATGCCGATAGATACTGGCTTGCAAACAGCAAATAAGCACACCATGTGTGCCATTAGTCCACCCATAATAAGTAAACTGCCTCTCCAGCCAAACTCGTCCATGAGAGCGTTAAGGATGAAGGGAATAACTATGCCTCCGCATCCTGATCCAAATGAAAGGAATGCTAACGCCATTAGCTTAGATTTCCCATTAAAGTACTCTCCGATACTCGTTGTTGCGGAGATAAAAGTCGCAGAAAAGCCAAGTCCTGTTTCAAtaaatcatataaaataaattagAATCTTTAAATGTGAAGCATTTATTCAAAAGGCAGCGTAAAAAAGAAATACTCACTTTGAACATATGACACTCCATGGTGctgataattatattttatcttagAAACTTGTGACAGTGTTTGTTTTACAGTACAATCCAACAATAACATATGCATGAAATCATCACAGGactatataaaatgtgtatttaatttacaaatataaaagCGATCTCTAACCGTTATCGGATATATTACACACTATTGGTGAGGAATGAGTTATCATGATCAACATGATACTGAGACGTAGTTTTTGTTCACATTTCTTTATTCCGACAGCAATATTGTATTAATACCTGCGTTATGTAAGAGCATGTCATCgaaataattttaaagtttAGGGATAGAACACTATTTTATGAGATATATACCATGGAGGCACGAGGCATTATATATTGGTCATATGCTtaccaagattttttttttttttcaattatcttatatatataaatatataaacgtTAGACCTTACACCGCCAGCAAACAAAAACGGAACACTTGCGATATTTGACTGTTACTGAACACTGTCATATATGTGctgatgatattttttttttttttttgccaatttACCAAATGTCCAACTGATGTATTACAAAGAGAATAAAGAAATGTATTTCACACAGCTAATGAAGCCAATGTTAAATACTGAACGTGATAGGACAAATtaaattatgtataaaatatatttctcagTAACTAAccgaatgtacatgtacatgtatacatgtatattatcttgcacattttgtatgtactgtttttatgtacaaatataaaacTTATGTTTGATAGTGTTTACTTACGCAATTACTTATTGAaaaatttacattatttcaagTTACCGCATCTATGTTGCATGTACTATACGGCAAAATCTTTGTATACCATGACCGGTTTTAATTCTAGTACGAAGTCAGTTGTACAGATCTATACGATGTAATTGCTCCAAtcaagtttttaatggattggTTTACTTAAACCGTATCATATAGTTGGTCTCAACCCTTTTAAACTggacaaataaatgttttataaattatgtacccTACTATTATAACGTCATAAAATGATGAACCGAATAGAATTcataatcccctgaagagcgacacgatgtagccgcgaaagtactagggccacagcagatctgtgtttgactttttattttattattatttaccgcCACATGGACATTTTAActtaattctatatatatattctttttttgaaAACAGCTTGTTCTTGTAACGTTGCTTGAAAACACAGATAGGAAAAATACAGCGAAATAGCGTTGGTTACTGATGAACTTGGTGTCAAAAATAACACGCACAAAAAATTGGGACAAAACGTAAAATTTTAACATATCCCGTATATTACAATGTCAGATTTTAATTGGATTTTATAATGCTTGACAACATTTATAAGTATAAGGCGGGTCTTCGACGACAGCACACACAGTCAGTAGCCAATCTCAAATATACAAGTTATCATGAATGTTCCGTCAGTGCTCCCATATACAACAGTTAATTTCGTTGACCGGTTTCCATTGAAGTTTACAATTCAATCTCTCTTATCCGGGAAAATGTTGGGCGGACCCATTTTATGGTGAGCGTGTTAATGCGTGTTCGCTACTGAAACTGGTCTGTGTTGATGATTACCCCCATGACGACATTAGCTAATGGACGTTGAAGTTCATCTGGTTAAAGTGGACTTTTGGTTTTGAATTAACCGTCATGCATTGTTTAATCTATTTTTCCCACTTTGTAATCATCGAATACAACACATATATCGCAACGTCTGAAAACACGAAATATTGACTTCTTTTGGACAGATGCAGGCACAATACGAGCCTGTAAATAATatgacgtcatcggaatgttGAAGTGCAACAAtctacaaaaatgtatattttgccTGAATACATAAATGAGCTTCATAGTTTAGTTCAGCATTAATCCCCATACtttgtttttttacaaaacatataaccCGTAAAAGCTACTTTTCTTACCTGAAACTACGCCGAGTGTAACAATGAGATAGGGGAGGTCGGttgcaaaaaatgaaaatatcaggCCGAGTGTGACCAGCAGACTTCCAGTTATCCCAGTAATTCTAGTTCCGTGTCTGGACACACACTTTCCCCAAGGAGCTCCTGTgttgtcaaaaaaaaatataacatggTATCAATGCGATACTATTTAAGTATTCAAGCACTGCTAATCACTGCCGAAGTTAGAAAAAATGTGCAACAAAGTTTTAGAGTTTATCCTATGTCTAAAATGTACAACATTATAGCTTGACCAAAAGTAGAATATTATCAGGCCAGTAAGAGGCTGTTTATCGCCAATAAATATTAACAAGATATTTCCCTGATATCAGAGTTTAACATTTTTAATTCAAACGAAATTACAACAAAGCAAACTTCTCAGTATGCATATACTACGGTGTAATTTTTGTTTCCATCCACCTCCAAATCCGCTAAAAACACTGAATAGAAGAATCCTGTATAAAACTCATGTGTCAGcttagattttttaaaaatctaaacCTTCAAtacctgtctctataacagacaAGGTCATTGCCAAGGATcactgaccttgacatttggtcagttgattcaatgtttaattttaactGTGATCATCTTTGAAGTAAACCTACCTGCTGCATAAGTCATTCCCGCCGTGATTGCTTGAACCAAAGCTGTCTCTGCTTTGCTCCTCTCAAATGTATGAAGAAGTTCGGGAATGAggatggacacattgaaggcAAAACCAGTAATAAGAAACATGACGAAATATCCCGACGCCAGTACAAACCATCTCCGGCATGACACATTCTTTGCATTCTTGACTTCTTCATCAGAACTAGAAATATTCAAGTTAATATTGCGATTCATAGGAGTGAGTTGTAGATAAATGCGGAATGtgaaaatttaattattttaaactAATAACATCAACCTTGTGGCATATCATAAACTTTAAGcttaaaaagacattttatatatttacagtatttccGTATTTCTACCGACAATATAATTTGAATTAGTAGTGTCTGAAATTTACGCATTGACCTCTTTTGATTTTAAAGTCACTTTCAAATATACGCACGCACCAAACGATTTGGTTTGGCTTGGTTTTAATTGCCTAACGTCCTAtcgaggtcatttaaggacggcctccggtgcgtgcgaaatgcatgcgtgttgtgagtgtgtatgtgtgtttttggaggatgcgtatgtttatgttatgtctccttgtgataggccggattttttgccgatttatagtgctacctcacttaagcatactgccgaagacacccagcaggacacccaactcggtcacataatactgacaacgggcgaactaGTCGTCTCACaccaaatatgctgagcgcttagcgttaagcaggagtagcaactatcaTTTTAAAGAGAAtgatatgtctcggccagggaacagaacccaaagccttcctcacaggggcgaacgctcaactaaatgccaaaagtgaggcattaagaaagaagagaaacgataagatcccaaatttagtcgcctcttacgatcatgcaatgggggcagcagttACAATtcttgccctgcaggtaggacgtaataattgtacctgctgcccccattgcatgagtctttaaaaatggtagttgctgctcctgcttagcgctgagcatattaggagtgggacgactggttcgcccgttgtcagtatgatgtgaccgggtggggtgtgctgctgggggtattcggcagtatgcttcagtgaggtaccactataaatcggcaaaagctccggcctatcacaaggagacttaacacgaacataccgcagccttccaaaacacacatacgcactcttcacacgcatgcatgtcgcacgcacgggaggccgtccttaaattaccttagctgttagtaggacgttaaacaaaaaaaaccaaaccaaggTACAACTCTTTCGCCCTACCAGAAAAGCAGGCACCAAAAGCAACCAAGCAAACCCTTCTTTATAAAGACATATTGAGAATGATctatcaatatttttcaaaaacataGTAAATAAAATCTAATACAATGCTTCTAGATTGCTCCAATTTGTAACAGACTATGAGGAATCAGTATCGAAGCGCGGCAAAAATAACTAGGCACCCATAGAATGTAATAAATTGTTTGAACAACTTGACCTGTTCTCGGTGAAAtatgggaaaaaaatcaataatgacCATAATTGTATATCAAGCAATTTTGTTATCCAACTTGAAACTTGACGTGCATACCTTCTGATCATGCAATCCAACATTTTCGATGTTTGGAAATATCCCTCCCGCACCTATCATTAACTAATATTTAAGATCATATCTTGTCGCCTATTTATTTTCCTGAGCAGACTAACAAAATTAATGCCATATAAACGGACGAAAAGAGACATAACCCTTACGCTATAGATCCGTGTGCAATTTTTGTCTGACGAAAGGAGACATAATCGCTAGGCTTAATACCTGCGTTAAATCTGATTTTTCGGGTATATACAAAATAGGACACGTGTA
This genomic stretch from Pecten maximus chromosome 13, xPecMax1.1, whole genome shotgun sequence harbors:
- the LOC117340675 gene encoding monocarboxylate transporter 12-like; this translates as MNRNINLNISSSDEEVKNAKNVSCRRWFVLASGYFVMFLITGFAFNVSILIPELLHTFERSKAETALVQAITAGMTYAAGLGFSATFISATTSIGEYFNGKSKLMALAFLSFGSGCGGIVIPFILNALMDEFGWRGSLLIMGGLMAHMVCLFAVCKPVSIGISQNKESNSEENSKQGSFSFTYSLKSLVANKVYILLVIAMCFTLPVVISSKIFILDFLMTQGFNSDAQMKLYLCLQMGTALGGMVPGLLKKYIPHTSVLSIPAFFTIVGTTVYAFLPTAETYAHHALLLVCLGLTLGVGITTVSMTTMKLVGLQSYTVGLGILMTLIGISNSIGGPIAA